CCGCTCTGGGCGCTCGGCTACCACCAGTCGCGCTGGGGTTATGCGGGCCACAAGGACCTCCAGGGTCTCGATCGCGAGTTCACGCGGCACGAGATCCCTTGCGACGGGCTGTGGCTCGATATCGACTACATGAGGGGCTACCGCGTGTTCACGGTGGATCCGGCCCACTTCCCCAAGGGTGTGAAGGCCACCGCGGAGGCTCTCGCCAAGAAGGGCAGGAGGATCGTGGCGATCCTCGACCCCGGTGTGAAGCGCGAGAAGGGCTACGACGTATACGACGATGGGGTCGCCAAGGATCTGTTCTGCCACGGTCCCGAGGGATCGCCCTACGTGGGCATGGTGTGGCCCGGAGAGACCGTGTTTCCGGACTTCTCGCTTCCCGAGGCGCGCGCTTGGTGGTCCTCCCGGGTCGAGGCGTTCGCGCGCGAGGGGTTCGGCGGGGCTTGGCTGGACATGAACGACCCCTCCACCGGACCGGTCGATCCCCACGGCATGCGGTTCCAGAGGGGCCGCCTGCCGCATGCGGCGTTTCGCAACCTCTACGCGCTTGGCATGCAGAAGGCGAGCTACGAGGGATTCCTCGCCGCGCGCCCCCACGAGCGGCCGTTCCTCCTCACGCGCTCCGGCTTCGCCGGCACCAGCCGATACTCCGCCGCGTGGACGGGCGACAATCTGTCGAACGACTTCTACCTCGGAGTCTGCATCCCCACCAGCCTCAATTTGGCGCTGAGCGGTCTGCCGTTCAACGGACCGGACATCGGCGGGTTTGGCGACGACGCGTCGCCCCGGCTCATGTTGGACTGGGTCAAGGCGTGCTTCCTCTTTCCGTTCTTCCGCAACCACTCGGTGAAGGACTCCAAGCCCCAGGAGCCGTGGCGCTACCCGGGCGGGGTCGGCCGGGCGATCGCGCGCTACATCCGGCTGCGGTATCGGTTCTTGCCCTACCTGTACAACCTGTTCGCCGAGCAGGAGCTGTCGGGCGAGCCGATTCTGAGGCCCCTGGTGGCCGAATTCGACTCGCGGCCGGGCGTCGACCTTGCGGAGGTGGCCGACCAGTTTCTCGTGGGGCCGTACATTCTTCAGGCCCCTTTGCTCAAGAGGGCTCGGAACCGATGCGTGGTGCTTCCGGGCCGCACGTCATGGCTGGAGGCGAACACCGGCGCGTGGGTCAAACCGGGAACGCACGTGGCGAACCGGGCGCTGGCGTCCACTCCGTTGTATCTCCGCGAGGGTGCGATCGTCCCGATGGCGGGTTCGGAGGCGGCGGATCTGAAAGACGTCTGCTTCCTCGTGGCGGCTCGTGCGGACGGGCGCGGGGAGTCCGAGACGCGCTACCACGCGGATGACGGCATCTCGTTCGGGTATCGCGATGGGCAACGGTCGACCGTGTCGGTTCGGGCGAAGTGGAGGGCGGGCGTCCTGGATTTGACCGTGGAGACGTTGGCCTCCGGATATGGGGCGATCCGTTGGCGCTTTGCGGTCTTGGGATCGTTCGAGACGATTCGTGTGAACGGCGTTCGGGCAACGCCTTGCCCGGAGAGGCTGGAGCTGACTGGGCGGCCTCTGAGTGTTCAGATCGTGGGAGGGCCGTAGCGTGTTCACGGGACTCGTCGAAGCGGTGGGCGTGGTGCGGGCGTTCGACGGGAAGACCCTGCGCCTCGAGGTACCTCCCAACGAGGAGCCGTGGGCGTTGGGAGAGAGCGTCGCGGCCAACGGTTGCTGCCTGACCGTGGTGGAGTTCGCGGACGGGTTGGCGTTCGAACTCAGCGGCGAAACCCTCTCGCGTACGACGTTTGCGAGGCTGGGGGTTGGAAGACGCGTGAACATCGAGCGGGCGCTTCGGGTTGGAGACAGGCTGGGCGGCCATTTCGTGCAGGGGCACGTGGATGCCGTGGGCCGCGTGGTGGGACTCGAGCCGTCCGATGTGGGCTCGACCCTTCGCGTCGAGGTCCCCGCGGGCGGCGAGCGCTTCTTGATCGACAAGGGCTCGATCGCCGTGGACGGGGTGAGTCTGACGGTCGTGCGTCCCGAGGGCCGCACGTTCGAGGTGGCGCTGGTGCCCCACACCTTGGCCGCGACGAACCTCGGCGATCGGAAGCCGGGCGACGCCGTGCATCTCGAGTACGACGTGCTGGCCAAGCATGTGGCGAAGTTGCTGGAAGGTGGCGACCGCTAGGGGGGCGAGCGCGGGCCGGAGCGGCGACAAGTCGCCGCGATGCGGGGCGACGAGCAAGCTCGCGCACTCCCAGGCTAGGACAGCCAGAAGGCCAGGGACTTGCGGATGGCCTCGGTGGCGGCGCGGGCGATCCACTCGGCTCGCTTTCGGTTCTCGAGGCGAATGATCACGTCCTTGTCCGCCGGGTTGCCGGACATCTCGTCGCGTCGGGTCGTGCCGAAGAAAGGGCCTTTGGCAACGCCTTCGACCGCTTCGCGCCCGGCGACCCGCATCGTCCCTTCCTTCAGGTCCATCGCCCAAAGGCGCACGCGGACGCGGGTCTCGCTCGGAGGCTTCGCGCTGCTTCCCAGGATCGCGGTGGTTCCCAAGTTCTTCTGCGAGATGGACTCGAGGACCGGCAGGAGGACGACGTCGCAGTCGAGTTTTCTTCCGAGGGCGCCCAAGTGGGCCACGTCCCGCGTCCGAGGTTCGTCGGGGTCGAACTCCAACGCCTCGAGGGCCTGCGCGACGGCGTTCGGGGAGGCCCATTGATGGCCTTTCCCGGCAAAGCTCTTCCCAAGCACCTGGAGGAGTTGGCGACCGATTTCCGCGCGCACCCATGCGGGTTCGGCCTCGGCCAAACGCGGAGTATCGGTCGCGAAGGAGGGGGGTAGGAGTGCGATCTTCAGGCCCTGTGCCCCAGCCCAGGGGGCCATGCAGAGCATCACGAGCGTCGCGAGGAATGGGCGCATACCCTCTTGGACGCCGCCCATCCCGGGCGGGTTCTCACCGAGGGAGCTCCAGCTGCACCGAGCGGTGTCGCTGGAGCCCCACCGGGGTTCACGCCTTTCGGCGTCGTCGAAGCATCGCGGCCGCGCCGAGTCCGAGGGCGAGCATCGAAGCGGGTTCGGGAACAGCGGTCAGCTCCAAGGCGAGATTCGCGTTGGTGCCGCTGAAGTTGTATTTGCCCCAGGTGCCTCCAGCCGTGTTCTCGCGCCAGAAGAAGGTGGGATCGCTGTTTCCGACCGCGGGGGGATTCGCCGCATTGAACTGGAAGCCGACCCCGCCCGTGTTGCCACCGACGCGAGCAAGCTGGAACGTCACCGCCAACGAGTTCGGAACGGTGACGGGCGTGGCGACCGGCAGCGTGAAGTTCCAGGCGCCTTCTGCCAGCGCTCGGATCTGGTACGTGATGGGCGTTCCCAACACCGTTCCCGGTGCCCCGGCGGGGCCGTCAAGCTGGCGGAATCGCATGGTCATGTCGAAGTCGTAGGTGCCGAGCCCCGTGGCTTGGACCTGCATGATCGTTTTGACCTGGCTGATTTGACGAAGGGTCCCCGCGAGCGAGACTTCGTCGCCAAACTCCAAGGACGAATTGCTTCCCGAGGCCATGCGGTACGACGCGATGGTCATTCCCGTGATGTTCTGGTAAACGATCTGTTGGCCATGTGCGAGCGGCACCGTCGCGACGGCCAAAGCGATAAGAATCGATCTCTTCATAGTGCTCCTTTCAGGCGCCGCGCGGGTCGGCTTTCGACCGATTCGGCTCGAGCGCACTAGACTATGGAGAGGGAGAGGCTGGGAGTGGGGATGCGTTGCGCACAAAACCGCAATCTCCAACCTATACGGGGGCCAAATCTGGCAAGAATACTGGCCGAATAGGGGGATCACGCCCGTCGAGCCGGCGTGGCACCCGATGCGTGCTGATCGGTGAAACCTTCCGGCTCTAGTAGTGCCAGTCCACGTTCAGCGCTTTCTTGGCGTGCTTCTCGATGAACTCGCGCCGGGGCTCGACCTTCTCGCCCATGAGCCGGCTGAACATCATCTCGATCTCGGTTTGGAACTCGGGGTCGAGCTTGACCTGCACCAGGCGGCGGTTCTCGGGGGTCATCGTCGTGGTTTCCAGATCCTCGACGTTCATTTCGCCCAAGCCCTTGAAGCGCGTGATCTGGTAGTTCTTCTTCTTGATCCCCTTGGTGATCTCCTCGAGTTGGGCGTCGTCGAGCGCGTAGTGGCGCTCGTTGTTGCCCACTTTGACCACGTAGAGGGGCGGCTGGGCGAGGTAGATGTGTCCCCTGGCGATCAAGGGCTTCATGTATCGGTAGAAGAACGTCAGCAGCAGGGTGCGGATGTGCTCGCCGTCGACGTCGGCGTCCGTCATGATGATGATCTTGTGGTAGCGGAGCTTGTCGATGTCGAAGCTGACCTCGCGGTCGCGGCCCCCGCCATTCGTCGGGGCGCCGTTGGGCTCGGCGCCCTCCTCCACATCCTCCTCGGAGGTCCGGCCCAGGGTCAGATCGATGCCGACGCCCAGCGCGGCGATGAGCGACTTGATCTCTTCGTTGTCGAGGGCCTTGTCGATGCGCGCCCGCTCGACGTTGAGGATCTTGCCCCGAAGCGGCAGCACCGCTTGCGTCAGGCGGTCCCGTGCGCCCTTGGCGGACCCGCCGGCGGAATCCCCTTCGACGAGGAAGATCTCGCACTTGGAGGCGTCCTTGCTTTGGCAGTCGGTCAGTTTGCCGGGCAGGCCGAACGTGTCCATCACCGACGAGCGCTTCACGGCTTCCGCGGCCTTGCGTGCCGCTTCGCGGGCGCGTTGGGCGATGATCGACTTCTCGACGATGCGCCGGCCGACTGCGGGGTTCTCCTCGAAGAACGTCGTGAGGCCGTCGCCCACCAGCGAGTTGGTGAGCCCTTGGATCTCGGGCGTGACGAGTTTGACCTTGTCCTGGCTGTTGTAGCTCGGATTCTCGAGGCGGATCGAGATGACTGCGGTGAGGCCGTCCGAGACGTCGTCCGAGGAGAAGTTGTTGTCCTTCTCCTTCAGGAAGTTCATCTTGCGCGCGTACGAGTTCACCACGCGCGTGAGCGCCGCGTTGAAACCGGAGACGTGCGTTCCGCCGTCGGGCTGGTGGATGTTGTTCGAGAACGCGAGGATGGTCTCGCTGTACCCGTCGTGGTACTGGAGCGCCACTTCGATCTCGGTCGTCTCCTTCTCCCGTTTGAAGTAGATCACGGGGTGGAGCGTCGTCTTGCCGTCGTTGAGATCCTCCACGAGTTGCGGGATGCCGCGCTCGTAGTGGAAGACCTCGCTCTCGTCGGGGTCGTTCTCGACGATGAACTCGAACTTGACCTGGGGGTTCAGGTAGGCAAGCTCGCGAAGGCGGGTCTTGAAGATGTGCAGGTCGTAGGTCGTTTCGGTCAGGACCGTGTCGTCGGCAAGCCAGTGCGTGTACGTGCCCGTCGACTGGCCCTTGGCGTCGCGGATGACCTTGACGTCCTCGATCGGGATGCCCTTTTCGTAGCGCTGGTAGTACACCTTGCCGTCGCGGACGACTTCGACTTCGCACCACTTGGAGAGCGCGTTGGTGCAGCTCACACCGACGCCGTGGAGGCCGCCGGACGTTTTGTAGCCGCCGCCGCCGAACTTGCCCCCCGCGTGGAGGACGGTCATCACGACCTCGAGCGCGCTCTTGCCGTACTTGGTGTGCATGTCCACGGGGATGCCGCGCCCGTTGTCGCGCACCGAGACGGAGTTGTCCGCGTGGATCGTCGTGACGATGTTGTCGCAGTGCCCGGCGAGGGCCTCGTCCACGGAGTTGTCGAGAGCCTCCTTGTACATCTGGTGGAGGCCCTTCTTGCCGTTGTCGCCAACGTACATGCCGGGGCGACGCCGCACGGCCTCGAGCCCTTCCAGGATCTGGATCTGTTCCGCGGTGTAGTCGCCCTTGTGCGCAGGCTTCTTCTTCGTGGACGGGGCTTCTTGCAGATTTTCGGGTTCTTCCGGAGAGGGCATGGCTGGCTCGATTCATCCTTGCGCGATAGCGCCTCGGGAGGCGCATTCTAACGACTCCAACCTTGCAATTCTACCCGAAGAAGGGGGGCGATTTAGGTTCAAAGGAAGGGTCGTTCGGCCTTTGGGCGGCGGCTTTCCCCGCATAATGGGTGCATGGGATTCTATGCGGCCGTCGTCCGACCGCTGCTGTTCCTGCTGCCTCCCGAGACGGCGCATCGACTTGGGATGGCGGTGATCGCCCGCGGTTGGCTGCGGGCGCCCTCCTTCGCCGACCCGATCCTCGAACAGGAGTTGTTCGGCGTCAAGTTCGCGAACCCGTTGGGCCTGGCCGCGGGATTCGACAAGAACGCGGAGGCGGTGGCGCACTGGGGCGCGTTGGGGTTTGGGTTCGCGGAGGTGGGGACGATCACCTACCGCGCCCAGCCGGGAAACCCCCGGCCCCGGCTCTTTCGGCTCCCTGCGGATCGCGCGCTGATCAACCGGATGGGGTTCAACAACGAGGGCGCGCGCGCCATCGCCACCCGTCTTGCCGCCGCCCGCCCTGCCCTCCCGATCGGCGTGAATCTGGGCAAGTCCAAGGACACGCCTTTGGAGGCGGCGTTCCAGGACTACTCGGAGAGCTTCAAACTCCTTCGGAAGTTGGGGGCGTACTTCGTCGTGAACGTGTCGTCGCCGAACACGCAGGGCCTGCGAACCCTTCAGGAGAAGGGTCCGCTGCTTGAGATCGTCCACGCCCTGCGGGAGGTCGACGCCGAGCGCCCGCTGTTCGTCAAAGTGGCGCCCGACTTGGAATCCGAGGCGCTCGACGAGGTGGTCGGTGTGGTGCACGAGGCGAAGCTCACGGGCATCATCGCCACCAACACGACGGTCCGCCGCGAGGGTCTGGCCACCTCGATCGACGAGGAGGGCGGACTGTCCGGCGAGCCACTGCGCCGCCGCTCCAACGAGGTGCTCGGGCACCTGTTCCAAAGCTGCGACCGGTCCGTGGTGCTGATCGGCGTCGGGGGCATCTTCGACGGCCTGGACCTCTACGAGAAGATCGCGCGCGGCGCGCACCTGTGCCAGGTGTACACCGGCTGGATCTACGGCGGCCCGGGCATGGCGCCCGCGGCCCTGCGGACCCTCGTGGACCTCATGCGCCGGGACGGCGTCGCCTCGCTGGCCGACCTGCGGGGAACCCGAGCCTAAGGGGCTGGTTGTTGGTCCCTCGTCCTTGGTCCTTCGACCCGTATTCCTACCGCCTGGTAGAAACACCAGAAACCCAGTAAAATTACCAGGGTCTCCAGCAATCCTACCGGGAATAAGGCCTTCGAATCGACAGATTGTGACACGGGGCGGCCGGCACGGGCCAAAGCCCAGTGCTGGCGAATCACGGAGGAAGGAACATGTCTTTTCGGGTGAACACGAATATCGTGGCCATGAACGCCCTGAGAAATCTGGGTGTGAGCGGCACGGAACTCGGACAATCGATCAATCGCCTCTCGACGGGGCTTCGCATCAACTCGGCAGCGGACGATCCCGCGGGTCTGATCGCGTCGGAGATCTTCCGCGCCCAGATCGGCGGCCTCGACCAGGCCATCAAGAACAACCAGGACGCGGTGAACTACGCCAAGACGGCGGAGGGCGCCCTCGACGAGGTCAACCGGCTCCTGCGCGACGCTCGGGCTCTGGCCGTGGCGTCGGCCAACACCGGAACGCTGACCGAGGCTCAGGCCCAGGCGAACCAGAACCAACTCATCTCGATCGCGGACTCGATTTCGCGCATCGCGAATCAGACGCAGTTCGGCACCAAGCGCTTGCTGGACGGCAGCGCGGGAGTCGTCGCGTCGATCACCGACGGCGCCAACGTCGCGGGCATCAGCTTCACCGGCAACTTCAACGGTGCGGCCATCACGACCAACTCGATCGTGACCATGCAGGTCACCACCGCCGCCACCAAGGCGACGGTCACCGGCACGCGCACCTTCGCAGCGGCTACGACCACGGTCAACGCCGGCAGCTTCACGATCAACGGGCTCACATTCTCCACGTCGAACACCGACACGATCTCGGATGTGGTTGCGCGGATCAACAACTCCTCGTCCTCCACCGGCGTCAGCGCCAGTTGGACGGCGGGCGCGGGCGTCGTGCTCACGCAGGGCAACTATGGCTCGAACGCCCGTGTGGACTTCTCGGACAGCACCGGCGTGCTCCTGAGCGCTGCGGGAACGCTGGCGAGCGTCGGCACGGACTCGGTCGCCTCGGTGATCATCGACTCGAACGGCGCGACGGCGGGCGGCCTCGCCACCGTCACCTTCGACAAGGGCAAGGGGCTCGTGCTGCGAGACTCCACGGGCAACGCGCTGACCTTGACGGAGAACGGCAACCTGACGAGTGCCCTGACGGCCATCGCCCAGCTCACGGTCGGTTCCGCTCAGTTCCAAATCGGCGCCAACGTGGGCCAAACGATCAACCTGGCGCTGGGGAACTTCTCCGCCGCGCAGCTTGGTGGGACCGCGGTGTCGGGCAAGAACATGAGCAACCTCGATCTCACCAGCGCGACGGGGGCGAACGAAGCGCTGCAGGTCATCGACGCCGCCATCACGCAGGTCTCCGAGTCGCGGGGTGCGATCGGTTCGTTCCAGCGAAACGCTATCGACTCGAACATTCGGTCGCTGGGCATCGCCAAGGAGAACCTCGCCGCTTCGGAATCCCAGATGCGCGACACGGACGTCGCCGCGGAGATGACGAACTTTACACGGCTGCAGATTCTGCAGCAGGCCGGTATGGCCGTGCTGGCGCAAGCCAACTCGGCTCCACAAGCCGTGCTAGCGCTACTTCGGTAGCTCCGTTCACAATCAAAATCGAGGTCGTCGGACCAACCGCCCCGGCGGCCTCTTTTTTCCCGTCCCGGCTCCGCTACTGCGGAACGCGGGGCGCGCGTTTGCGTTTCGGCGCCTCGACGGCGGTTTGCTGGGCGAAGAGGTCGTACGGCTCGGCCGCGGTCACGACCGCCGGCACGAACGAACCGGGCGCGTGGACGCCTTCCACGAACACCAGGCCGTCGATCTCGGGCGCGTCGCGGTGCGAGCGGCCGATCGACCACCCCTCGCGCACGTCCTCGACCAGCACGCGCAACGTCCGACCGACCCACTCCTCGTTCTTGGCGAGCGACACGGCTTGCTGGCAGCGCATCAATCGATCGTATCGCGCTCGTCGCGTCCGGAAGGGAACCTGGCCAGGCAAATCGTGGGCGGGCGTCCCGGGCTCGCGGCTGAACACGAACGCTCCCACCCGGTCCATGCGCGCGTCCTCGACGAACTGGAGCAAGGCCGCGAACTCCTCCTCCGTTTCGCCGGGGAATCCGACGATGAACGTGGTCCGCACCGCGACGTCGGGCATGGCCCCCCGAAGCTTCTCCACCAATCCCAGGTAGCGCTTGCCGTCCCAGGGCCGCTTCATGCGCCGAAGGGTCTCCGGGTGGACGTGCTGCAGCGGGATGTCGATGTACGGCACGACTTTGTCGAGGGTGGCCATGGCCTCGATGACCTCGTCGGTCAGGCGGTTGGGATAGAAGTAGAGGATCCGGATCCACTCGAGGCCCTCGATCGCGTTCAACTCCCGCAGCAGCTTCGGCAGGGTGAAGGCACGGTACAGGTCGTACCCGTACTGCGTCACGTCCTGCGCGATCAGGTTGATCTCCTTCGCGCCGCTTTTCACCAGGTGCCGGGCCTCGGCGACCACCCGCTCGAGGGGCTTGCTCACGTGCCGGCCGCGGAAGCTCGGAATCGTGCAGAACGTGCATTTGTGGTCGCACCCCTCGCTGACTTTGAGATACGCGGACCATGGGCTCCCCGCCCGGACCCGGGTCGGCACGTTCGCCCATCGGTGGTGCGGCGGTGAAACGTCGAGGAGGGCCTCGCTCGAACGCAGGGTGTGGCCCACGATCTCGTCGAAACGGCCCATATGGCCCACGCCCACGTAGGCGTCCGCCCCCGGGGCCAGCTCGCGCAGTTCGGCCCCCATGCGTTGGCTGAGGCAGCCGGCGACGATGACCTTCGACGTGAGGCCCCGCCTCTTCTGATCCACCGCCTCGCGAATCGCCTCGATGCTCTCCTGTTTGCTCGACTCGAGGAACCCGCACGTATTGATCACGGTGACGTCGGAGCGATCCGCCGATCCGTCCACGCGGTAGCCCGCCTCGAGGAGCACCCCGGCGATCTCCTCGCTGTCGACGTCGTTCTTCGCGCACCCGAGAGTGACGATGCGCACGTTCGCGGAGTCGGGGGACATGGGGGGATTATGGCCGCTGGGGCTAGTTGAGGTCCCAACCGTAGTTGCCGGGGCTGGTGATCTTGCCTTCCCAATCGTTGCGGATCTGGCAACCTGCGGCGAGTTGGGTCGGCGTGAGCGATCGGGCGCTGCCATCGACGCGCGCGATGTTCATGTGGCCTCGGTGCCACGGCCACGCGCCTCCAAATTGCTGCCCCGAATAGGGTGAGTTGACCTTCCAACCGTAGTTCGGCGTAAAGATCTCGCTCGTGGGGTCGATGCGGAACGTGTCGACAATCTGGCCGCTCCGCTCGACGAATCGGCAAGGCGGCACCACCAGGTAGTTTCCGCCGCCGAACGGCACCCCGTGCGCGTCTCGATCCCAGACGGAATCCACGAACATCACGGTGTTGCTCGGGTTGCCCACCATCGACGCCAAGCGCGGGAATGCGGCCCAATGGCCGCCAAGCGGCCGCATGATGGGCGAGAGATACAGGTAGTTGTAGCCGATGTTCGAACGTTGGGATGCCGAGTAGTAACGGGACTCCGTGTCGCCCGGGACCAGGTCCTGGTCGAAGGTCGCCTCGATGTGGTCCCGAACTCCCGTGTCCGCAGGGCATCGGAACAGCGCGAAGCTGCGCTCGTAGGGGAGCAGGAGCTGCACCCAGGTGCGGTCGTTCCGGGAGTTGGCCAGCGTGTTGGGGCGGTAGTTCGCGGGCATGAAGCGATCGTCGTAGTCGGAAATGTAGAGGGTCGCCGCAAGGGTCGTCTGCCGGAAATTGGAGAGGCACACGGCCCGTTGGGCAGAGGCGCGCACACCCTGGAAGACAGGGAAAAGAATCCCGGCCAAGATCACCAGAATGGCAAGAACCACCAGGAGCTCGGCAAGGGTAAATCCACGGGTGCGCCTAAACACGGGTCGCTCCACTACCACAGATTATATCAACTCTAGCGCGCGATCCCAAACATAGACTTCCACCGAGCCGATCGAGCGGAATCCCAGCTTCGCGTACCAGCTCTCCAAAACGCCGTCGCATTGAAGGGTCACCCACTCCTTTTCAGACGCCGTGGAGAGCGCCCACTGCACCACGGCGCCGCCCCATCCCCGGCCCCGACGATCCCTGCGGACGCACAGGTTGTACAGGCCCACCATGCCCTCGCTCCGGCTCAACATCGCCGCCGCAACGGTCTCTCCAGCCTCGTCGAAACAGTGAAGCTCCAACTCCTCCGCGGCCGCGGTGGCTCGCCGCACGGCGTCGCGCGAAGGGCCGTCCGACCGCCCAAAGAACTCGCGCATCATGAACCCCGCCGTCTCATCGCGATCGCTGGGCGATCGGACCTCGGAGGGGACGATTCCACTCGCCGCCGCTCCCCCTCGCCCGATCATCTGGCGCAGGCGGTAAGCGTTGCGAAACCCTTCGCGCTCGAGCTGGGCTCCAAGGTCGGGCGGTCTGTCCGTCGGGCACGCGTAGATGTTGAACTGCGGTCGTGCGCTCGCGATTTCCGCCAGACGGGCCGGGTCCGAGGGGCCAAGGTTCAGGCCGACGGCGAAGTTGCACACGGGGTGCGGGGTCGGACCCAGGCAACCTCCAAAACCCGACTCCTCGAAGACCGTCGAACCCTCGGAGGACTTGCCGAGCGCCAAGTAGGTCGTCGCCAAATTGAGCGAGGCCAGTTTTGCCAGCGAGGCGACTACAGAATCGTGCTCCAAAATGCTCCCAGCGAAATCCCCGACGGCTTCGCGACGAAACCCACGGCAAACCCGTTGCTGATCGTGTGCCCGAGAAAGACCTCGGCGCCTTTGGGCGTCACCAAGAAGGTGGCGAAGCCCTCCGCCTTGGGGCTCGTGCGCCACAGATCGATCCCGGCGGCCACCTGGAGGCCGCGCGCGGAGTTCATCTCGACGCCGATCCGCAGCGTGGGGGCGTAGATTCGCTCGGGCGCGGAGAACGGCCGCCCCTCCAACGCCGCCCCTTCGAACTCCGCCACCAGACGGAGGATCTTCCTTTGAACGAACACTCCGCCGTAGTGCCCGGTGTCCACCCAGAGAATCTGCGAACCGGGAAGCGCCGCCCGAAGTTTCTCGGTGTCGGCGGGCGGGATCACCGAGTCGTACCGCGCGCCGACGAGGAACACGGGTGCCGGACGCCTCTCGGAAAGATAGGTGAGCGGCTCGATCGAACTCAACTCGTCGCGCAAGGACCCCTCCAGGTAGCCCGCGCCGCGCAGCACCTCGCGCTGCTGGACGACTCGCGAACTGTGCCAGAGGATGTGCGCCAGGTCGGCTCCTCCGAGAACGAAGCTCGCCGCCGCGAAGCGGGGCTCGACCGCGTAGGCCGTGGCGCCCACGATCGCGCCCAGGCTCGTGCCCGCAAGACCGATCTTGTTCGTGTCGAACTCGGGCCGCGAAGCGATCCAGTCCACCGTGCGCCGCACGTCCAGCACCGACTGCTCCATCGTCCGCCGCATCTTGGGAGGGTCGGGCTCGATGGCGTACTGCCCCGAAGTCGCTCCGGGAGGCGTCCTCGACAGGTGGTAGGGCAACGTCACCAGGACCGCCGCGACGCCGCGGCTGTTTAGCTCCTGCGCGAGCGCGACGTCGACGCGCTGATCCGAGGCGCCCCAGTAGTGGAGGACGACCACGACCGGCATCGGCCCCTCCGTTCCCTGGGGAAGGAGCGCGCGGATCGGCACCCGGTTGTTGACCGGATAGGGCGTCGCCACGGGGCTGGGGAACTCGATCGCGTACTCGACCGTGGTTTCGGTCTCGGAGAGCCTCCGCCAATCGCCAAAAGCGATCTTGGGGGGCGCGATGCGCAAATCCATCCCATCGCCCGGCGACGCGTACGCGCAACCGACGACCAGAATCGCTCCCACCCAGGCGAGGACGCGCGCTTTCACGCGACCGCTTTCGACACCGAGGGGGACTCTCCTGCGGCGCTTGACTTTTCGTTCCTGCAACCTGCGACCCCCCGGTAGACTGGCGCGAGCATGATCCCGATCCGCGACAACCAGATCAACACGCGCGTGCCGCTGGTGACGTGGACCTTGATCGCGTTGAACTGCGTGGTTTACTTCTGGGATCGGCAGGGACACCTGACCGGGCCGAGCGTGGTGTTCGCCGGGTTGGCCATGCGTCCCGCCGTCGTGGTCGCGGGGTTGACGGGCGGGGGCGACCAGTTCTCCCTGGTGACGCTCTTCACGTCCATGTTCCTCCACGGCGGGTTGATGCATCTCGTCGGTAACCTCCTGTTTCTAATGGCGTTCGGCAACAGCGTCGAGAACGCGTTGGGGCCGATGCGCTACGCGTTGTACTATCTCGCCTGGGGACTGGTCGCAGGCATCGCCCACATCTACGTCGATCCGTCCTCGCCGATCCCGACGGTCGGGGCTTCGGGCGCGATCGGGGGAGTGTTGGGAGCGTATCTGCTCCTCTTTCCGGGAAACAAGGTGGAAGTCTACATCCCGTTGCTGGCGTTCATCACGGTCGTGTTCAGCGCATGGGTGCTGCTCGGGGTTTGGTTCCTTTGGCAGATCTTCA
This window of the Fimbriimonadaceae bacterium genome carries:
- a CDS encoding riboflavin synthase, with product MFTGLVEAVGVVRAFDGKTLRLEVPPNEEPWALGESVAANGCCLTVVEFADGLAFELSGETLSRTTFARLGVGRRVNIERALRVGDRLGGHFVQGHVDAVGRVVGLEPSDVGSTLRVEVPAGGERFLIDKGSIAVDGVSLTVVRPEGRTFEVALVPHTLAATNLGDRKPGDAVHLEYDVLAKHVAKLLEGGDR
- a CDS encoding PEP-CTERM sorting domain-containing protein produces the protein MKRSILIALAVATVPLAHGQQIVYQNITGMTIASYRMASGSNSSLEFGDEVSLAGTLRQISQVKTIMQVQATGLGTYDFDMTMRFRQLDGPAGAPGTVLGTPITYQIRALAEGAWNFTLPVATPVTVPNSLAVTFQLARVGGNTGGVGFQFNAANPPAVGNSDPTFFWRENTAGGTWGKYNFSGTNANLALELTAVPEPASMLALGLGAAAMLRRRRKA
- a CDS encoding DNA gyrase subunit B, with amino-acid sequence MPSPEEPENLQEAPSTKKKPAHKGDYTAEQIQILEGLEAVRRRPGMYVGDNGKKGLHQMYKEALDNSVDEALAGHCDNIVTTIHADNSVSVRDNGRGIPVDMHTKYGKSALEVVMTVLHAGGKFGGGGYKTSGGLHGVGVSCTNALSKWCEVEVVRDGKVYYQRYEKGIPIEDVKVIRDAKGQSTGTYTHWLADDTVLTETTYDLHIFKTRLRELAYLNPQVKFEFIVENDPDESEVFHYERGIPQLVEDLNDGKTTLHPVIYFKREKETTEIEVALQYHDGYSETILAFSNNIHQPDGGTHVSGFNAALTRVVNSYARKMNFLKEKDNNFSSDDVSDGLTAVISIRLENPSYNSQDKVKLVTPEIQGLTNSLVGDGLTTFFEENPAVGRRIVEKSIIAQRAREAARKAAEAVKRSSVMDTFGLPGKLTDCQSKDASKCEIFLVEGDSAGGSAKGARDRLTQAVLPLRGKILNVERARIDKALDNEEIKSLIAALGVGIDLTLGRTSEEDVEEGAEPNGAPTNGGGRDREVSFDIDKLRYHKIIIMTDADVDGEHIRTLLLTFFYRYMKPLIARGHIYLAQPPLYVVKVGNNERHYALDDAQLEEITKGIKKKNYQITRFKGLGEMNVEDLETTTMTPENRRLVQVKLDPEFQTEIEMMFSRLMGEKVEPRREFIEKHAKKALNVDWHY
- a CDS encoding quinone-dependent dihydroorotate dehydrogenase, with translation MGFYAAVVRPLLFLLPPETAHRLGMAVIARGWLRAPSFADPILEQELFGVKFANPLGLAAGFDKNAEAVAHWGALGFGFAEVGTITYRAQPGNPRPRLFRLPADRALINRMGFNNEGARAIATRLAAARPALPIGVNLGKSKDTPLEAAFQDYSESFKLLRKLGAYFVVNVSSPNTQGLRTLQEKGPLLEIVHALREVDAERPLFVKVAPDLESEALDEVVGVVHEAKLTGIIATNTTVRREGLATSIDEEGGLSGEPLRRRSNEVLGHLFQSCDRSVVLIGVGGIFDGLDLYEKIARGAHLCQVYTGWIYGGPGMAPAALRTLVDLMRRDGVASLADLRGTRA
- the rimO gene encoding 30S ribosomal protein S12 methylthiotransferase RimO is translated as MSPDSANVRIVTLGCAKNDVDSEEIAGVLLEAGYRVDGSADRSDVTVINTCGFLESSKQESIEAIREAVDQKRRGLTSKVIVAGCLSQRMGAELRELAPGADAYVGVGHMGRFDEIVGHTLRSSEALLDVSPPHHRWANVPTRVRAGSPWSAYLKVSEGCDHKCTFCTIPSFRGRHVSKPLERVVAEARHLVKSGAKEINLIAQDVTQYGYDLYRAFTLPKLLRELNAIEGLEWIRILYFYPNRLTDEVIEAMATLDKVVPYIDIPLQHVHPETLRRMKRPWDGKRYLGLVEKLRGAMPDVAVRTTFIVGFPGETEEEFAALLQFVEDARMDRVGAFVFSREPGTPAHDLPGQVPFRTRRARYDRLMRCQQAVSLAKNEEWVGRTLRVLVEDVREGWSIGRSHRDAPEIDGLVFVEGVHAPGSFVPAVVTAAEPYDLFAQQTAVEAPKRKRAPRVPQ